The Camelina sativa cultivar DH55 unplaced genomic scaffold, Cs unpScaffold01268, whole genome shotgun sequence genome includes the window TGCCTGGAAGACATCTTCCGAGACTTGGATGTTCTCTACAACATATCGATTTGATATTATATACCCACGGCGCGATGTTTTTTTGTCCTTCTACTTTGCTGAAACCTAAGTTTTGATAGAAATGAGCTTATAAATTCCAAACACgatagttttataaaaacattttaacgtattaatactaaaacaaaaacataccaaTGCAAAGCACAATGGctgcaaataaaaacaaagagacaatCTTTGTGCTtaacatctttttcttttacctttgtTATACTAAAATATTGCaaacttttgactttttttttggatgaaaaaaaatgaagaagttgTTTCGTATTTATAGTT containing:
- the LOC104774066 gene encoding putative defensin-like protein 20 gives rise to the protein MLSTKIVSLFLFAAIVLCIGFSKVEGQKNIAPWVYNIKSICCREHPSLGRCLPGIDDKADNDGKCWKYCVEGCERGGFCKLFGNKHICHCYC